Proteins found in one Mucilaginibacter inviolabilis genomic segment:
- a CDS encoding heavy metal translocating P-type ATPase, which yields MTAPTQTLTFPVTGMTCAGCAASVESMINAQKGVEKAEVNYATQSVKVAFHPALIQPSTLQQAVQSVGYDLIIDTVNGRKKQEEARQSHLEKLKKNIIWASILTVPVVLIGMFFMNVPYGNYIMLVLTAPVLFIAGRSFFINAWKQACHGRANMDTLVAMSTGIAFAFSVFNTVYPEFWYRQGLMPHVYFEAAAVVIVFIMLGKLLEERAKSNTSSAIKKLIGLQPKTVLLITEQGEIETPIADVQVGNRLQVRPGEKIPVDGVLFEGNSFIDESMISGEPVPVEKKAGDKVFAGTINQKGSFRFTAEKVGSATMLAQIIHLVQEAQGSKAPVQKLVDKIAGIFVPVVMLIALLSFGAWILFGGQHALTQGLLAMVTVMVIACPCALGLATPTAVMVGIGKGAENGILVKDAEALELGYRVNAVILDKTGTLTEGKPKVTDLAWTKEAEEDRSFLAGILLSLEQQSEHPLAAAIVEHLKNLAIKPVSMSYFKSLTGRGVEGLRDGKPYLAGSPKLVNSINIKIPDDLKKQQDLWLNSAKTVIYFADHTSVLGIVGIQDKIKSNSAQAVEDLKKQGIEVYMVTGDNRQTANNIAAAAGIDHVIAEALPSDKADFVKQLQADGKVVAMVGDGINDSQALAQANLSIAMGQGSDIAMDVAKITLISPDLTQIAKALKLSRLTVRTIRQNLFWAFVYNLIGIPIAAGLLYPFNGFLLNPMIAGAAMALSSVSVVSNSLRLKLSKINI from the coding sequence ATGACAGCACCAACTCAAACACTTACTTTTCCTGTGACCGGCATGACCTGCGCCGGATGTGCGGCCAGTGTAGAATCAATGATCAATGCACAAAAAGGTGTAGAAAAGGCGGAAGTTAATTATGCTACACAGTCGGTAAAAGTAGCCTTCCATCCAGCTTTGATACAACCCTCAACCTTGCAACAGGCTGTACAATCTGTGGGGTATGATTTGATCATTGATACGGTTAATGGGAGGAAAAAACAAGAAGAAGCCCGGCAAAGCCATTTGGAAAAACTAAAGAAGAACATCATTTGGGCCTCAATATTAACCGTTCCCGTTGTATTGATTGGGATGTTTTTCATGAACGTTCCTTATGGGAATTACATCATGTTGGTACTGACAGCGCCTGTATTATTTATTGCGGGCAGGAGTTTTTTTATCAATGCCTGGAAACAGGCCTGTCACGGCAGGGCCAATATGGATACGCTTGTCGCGATGAGTACAGGAATCGCTTTTGCATTTAGCGTTTTTAATACCGTATACCCCGAATTCTGGTATCGTCAAGGGCTGATGCCCCATGTATATTTTGAAGCCGCAGCTGTAGTGATCGTCTTTATTATGTTGGGCAAGCTTCTGGAAGAGCGGGCCAAATCGAATACTTCCTCCGCTATCAAAAAATTGATCGGGCTGCAACCAAAAACCGTATTACTAATTACTGAACAGGGAGAAATAGAAACGCCCATTGCAGATGTTCAGGTTGGTAACCGTTTGCAGGTTCGACCAGGTGAAAAAATCCCCGTTGACGGCGTCCTATTTGAAGGGAACTCTTTTATTGACGAGAGTATGATCAGCGGTGAACCAGTTCCCGTTGAAAAAAAGGCAGGTGATAAGGTATTTGCAGGAACAATAAATCAAAAAGGCAGTTTTCGTTTTACGGCCGAAAAAGTAGGAAGCGCAACGATGCTGGCCCAGATCATCCACTTGGTTCAGGAGGCGCAGGGTTCAAAAGCGCCGGTGCAAAAACTTGTCGATAAAATTGCTGGCATTTTTGTGCCGGTTGTCATGTTAATTGCGTTGCTGAGTTTCGGGGCATGGATACTGTTTGGCGGGCAGCACGCCCTCACCCAGGGGCTATTAGCGATGGTGACGGTGATGGTGATCGCCTGCCCCTGCGCTTTAGGACTGGCAACGCCCACCGCAGTTATGGTCGGAATCGGTAAAGGTGCTGAAAACGGCATTCTTGTTAAAGATGCTGAAGCACTGGAACTTGGTTATCGTGTTAATGCTGTTATTCTTGATAAAACCGGAACATTAACCGAGGGCAAGCCAAAAGTCACAGATCTGGCCTGGACAAAAGAGGCCGAAGAGGACCGATCATTTCTTGCAGGGATTTTGCTGTCGTTAGAACAGCAATCAGAACATCCTTTGGCGGCGGCCATTGTAGAACATCTTAAAAATCTCGCTATAAAACCTGTTTCCATGAGTTATTTTAAAAGCCTAACCGGACGTGGGGTTGAAGGTTTGCGTGACGGAAAGCCTTATTTGGCCGGTAGCCCAAAACTGGTTAACAGCATTAACATCAAAATACCGGATGATTTGAAAAAGCAACAGGATCTGTGGCTGAATTCCGCTAAGACTGTTATCTATTTTGCAGATCATACATCGGTACTGGGGATCGTCGGCATTCAAGACAAGATTAAAAGCAATTCCGCGCAGGCGGTAGAAGATTTAAAAAAACAAGGCATCGAAGTTTATATGGTCACAGGTGACAACCGGCAAACGGCGAACAACATTGCAGCTGCAGCAGGAATTGATCATGTCATAGCAGAAGCGTTGCCTTCAGATAAAGCAGACTTTGTTAAACAACTGCAAGCCGATGGAAAGGTCGTAGCTATGGTCGGCGACGGTATCAATGACAGCCAGGCGCTCGCGCAAGCTAATCTTTCCATCGCGATGGGACAGGGTTCAGATATCGCAATGGATGTTGCTAAGATCACGCTAATATCGCCCGATCTTACGCAGATCGCCAAAGCGTTAAAGCTTTCGCGGCTGACGGTCCGTACCATAAGACAGAATTTGTTTTGGGCATTTGTTTACAACCTGATCGGCATACCTATTGCGGCGGGATTGTTATATCCTTTTAATGGATTCCTATTGAATCCGATGATCGCCGGGGCGGCTATGGCACTAAGCTCCGTATCTGTGGTGAGCAATAGCCTCCGGCTGAAATTGTCAAAAATTAACATTTAA
- a CDS encoding heavy-metal-associated domain-containing protein, translating to METFKFKTNINCGGCIAAVTPSLDNLKGIDKWEVDTANRDKVLTVQAEGLTAEQIIESVTAKGYFAQRID from the coding sequence ATGGAAACTTTCAAATTCAAAACGAATATCAACTGTGGTGGCTGCATAGCAGCTGTAACCCCATCATTAGACAATTTAAAGGGTATAGATAAATGGGAGGTAGATACAGCCAATCGCGACAAGGTGCTTACCGTGCAGGCAGAAGGATTGACTGCCGAACAGATCATCGAAAGCGTGACGGCAAAAGGCTATTTTGCACAAAGAATTGATTAG
- a CDS encoding helix-turn-helix domain-containing protein: MLLHIKNMVCDRCIMVVKQQIDNHNFLISDISLGEVQFHPEPNEAQMQQIASSLKILGFEIIDKERDRLVEKIKNTVIKLIHHSDLTDVHQTLSSMLAESLQMEYSYLSRIFSDHEDVTIEKFIIQQKIAKVKELLQYGELNMNEIANVMGYSSNAHLSNQFKSITGLTPSEYKSINKSDRKPLDKI; the protein is encoded by the coding sequence ATGCTTCTTCATATAAAAAATATGGTTTGCGACCGTTGCATTATGGTCGTCAAACAACAAATTGATAATCATAATTTTCTGATCTCTGACATCAGCCTTGGTGAGGTTCAGTTCCATCCCGAACCTAACGAGGCACAGATGCAGCAGATAGCTTCCTCGTTAAAGATCCTGGGTTTTGAGATCATCGATAAGGAACGTGACCGGCTGGTAGAAAAGATCAAAAATACCGTTATCAAGCTGATTCACCATTCCGACCTGACCGATGTTCATCAAACCCTCAGCAGTATGCTTGCCGAATCCCTGCAAATGGAATATTCATATCTGAGTCGTATATTCTCCGATCACGAGGATGTAACTATCGAAAAGTTCATCATTCAGCAAAAGATAGCAAAGGTGAAGGAATTGCTGCAATATGGTGAGCTGAATATGAATGAAATAGCTAATGTTATGGGTTATAGCAGCAATGCACATTTGTCTAATCAATTTAAAAGCATCACTGGTTTGACTCCAAGTGAATATAAATCAATCAATAAAAGCGACAGGAAACCACTGGATAAAATTTAA
- a CDS encoding multicopper oxidase domain-containing protein: MGDTTMHMKMPMPASKNVIKKPAKSTAVTHHVPSKNTSGMPGMKMEGSSGKRSGIKKRSKAMPGMNMSKESMPGMNMKEKTGMPGMKMSKERMPGMNMKDKTAMPGMKMQDTGMKQMDMQKQMKMGDGMPGMPMKAMTKQGKDTIASMSSTLNDHFIHAGKRINYDLYITDTIANYTGKPVKAMAINGHIPGPTLSFTEGDTAYIRVHNRMKTETSIHWHGVLVPNQYDGVPYLTTVPIMPDSTHLFIIPLRQTGTFWYHSHTDLDEQSGLYGSIVIHPQMKSKEYPEQVMLFSDWTDYKPKEVQRMLKRGTDWFSIQKGSVLSYGGAITKGYLGDKLKLDWRRMPAMDLADVKYDRFLVNGYTDQQLSKFKPGEIVRLRIINGSSSSYFWLNYAGSQMTVIAADGLAVKPVTVDKILIGTAETYDVLVKIPLKGKYEFRATYQDVSGKVSAWFGSGAEVKVKDIPPVPYYKLTHTFNRMMSQMNMSMNSVPNSKVKNDGLEFSKSTGKMKMDGMDMGDMKMDDKAAKPMPEMKMNGMDMKGDSSMKKMVGEKGKKMPMKDTKPGMGGQQKDMGNMDMGDMGSMNMTDDGKGTKMGPGGSMLLGLGGEGKILTYDMLQANSSTAIEGNHTVRTYHLYLTGSMIRYTWLINNKALSEADKLLIRKGEVVRFVLHNTTMMEHPMHLHGHFFRVLNAMGDSAPLKHTVSIEPMQVKTIEFLADEAHDWFFHCHTLYHMMSGMARVVRYEDNPSNAEVAPYQKNNPLLKDDRRWYTWGMASFHSQTSVGSIFISNTRYEFNANYRFSYDGRYEIDPRFQRYLDNNQYLAAYVGGNFEQTEKGRLFRRNGDNSAVVGLRYLLPLFLQTDARISSKGQFRFTISREDIPLTTRLYMGSSYNTDNEFQVDTRYILTKNFAVSASYDNQYGFGGGLTIIL, from the coding sequence ATGGGCGACACCACCATGCACATGAAAATGCCGATGCCTGCCTCAAAAAATGTCATAAAAAAACCTGCAAAGTCGACTGCGGTGACTCATCATGTGCCTTCAAAAAATACTTCGGGGATGCCAGGGATGAAAATGGAGGGCAGTTCAGGTAAGCGTTCGGGCATTAAAAAAAGAAGTAAGGCCATGCCAGGGATGAATATGAGCAAGGAAAGTATGCCCGGAATGAATATGAAGGAAAAGACGGGAATGCCAGGGATGAAAATGAGCAAGGAACGTATGCCCGGAATGAATATGAAGGACAAAACGGCAATGCCCGGAATGAAGATGCAAGATACTGGCATGAAGCAAATGGATATGCAGAAACAAATGAAAATGGGTGACGGGATGCCGGGTATGCCTATGAAAGCGATGACTAAACAGGGAAAGGACACTATAGCCAGTATGTCCTCTACCCTGAATGATCATTTTATTCATGCCGGCAAACGGATAAACTACGACCTCTATATCACGGATACTATTGCTAACTATACCGGAAAACCGGTAAAAGCAATGGCGATAAACGGCCATATACCAGGCCCCACGCTATCATTTACGGAAGGAGACACTGCTTATATTCGTGTTCACAACCGGATGAAAACAGAAACGTCTATTCACTGGCATGGTGTTTTGGTGCCCAATCAGTACGACGGTGTGCCTTATCTGACCACAGTGCCGATCATGCCGGATTCCACCCATCTGTTTATTATACCTCTCAGGCAAACCGGTACTTTCTGGTATCATTCACATACAGATTTGGACGAACAGTCTGGTCTTTACGGCTCCATTGTGATACATCCTCAAATGAAAAGCAAAGAATACCCCGAACAAGTGATGCTTTTTTCCGACTGGACGGATTATAAACCGAAAGAAGTGCAAAGGATGTTAAAACGTGGAACCGACTGGTTCTCCATTCAGAAAGGAAGCGTACTCAGTTACGGCGGAGCGATCACAAAAGGTTACCTGGGCGATAAATTAAAGCTGGACTGGAGGCGTATGCCGGCCATGGATCTGGCGGATGTCAAATACGACCGGTTTCTGGTCAATGGCTATACTGATCAGCAGTTGTCGAAATTCAAACCGGGCGAGATCGTTAGGTTGCGCATTATCAACGGTTCATCTTCCAGTTACTTTTGGTTGAATTACGCCGGAAGCCAGATGACGGTGATCGCGGCTGATGGCCTGGCTGTAAAACCTGTGACGGTTGACAAGATCCTGATCGGAACGGCAGAAACTTATGACGTACTTGTCAAAATACCCTTAAAAGGCAAATATGAATTCCGTGCGACCTATCAGGATGTCTCAGGGAAAGTGTCGGCCTGGTTTGGTTCTGGTGCCGAAGTTAAAGTGAAAGACATTCCTCCCGTGCCGTATTATAAATTGACGCACACCTTTAACCGGATGATGAGCCAGATGAATATGTCTATGAATTCCGTGCCCAACTCAAAAGTAAAAAACGACGGCCTGGAATTCAGCAAAAGTACCGGCAAAATGAAAATGGATGGCATGGATATGGGTGACATGAAAATGGATGATAAAGCAGCTAAGCCTATGCCTGAAATGAAGATGAACGGCATGGACATGAAGGGCGATTCAAGCATGAAAAAAATGGTCGGCGAAAAAGGGAAAAAAATGCCCATGAAAGACACGAAACCAGGTATGGGCGGCCAGCAGAAAGACATGGGTAACATGGATATGGGAGACATGGGAAGCATGAATATGACCGATGACGGTAAGGGCACAAAGATGGGGCCGGGTGGTTCTATGCTGCTTGGATTAGGTGGTGAAGGGAAAATACTGACCTACGATATGCTTCAGGCCAACAGTTCCACAGCCATAGAAGGGAACCATACGGTCAGGACTTACCACCTTTATCTTACCGGCAGTATGATTCGCTACACGTGGCTGATCAACAATAAAGCTCTATCGGAAGCAGACAAATTATTGATCAGAAAAGGCGAGGTTGTACGGTTTGTTTTACATAATACCACGATGATGGAGCATCCTATGCACTTGCATGGGCACTTTTTCCGGGTTCTGAATGCTATGGGTGATTCCGCGCCGCTGAAGCATACCGTCAGTATCGAACCTATGCAGGTTAAGACGATTGAATTTTTAGCAGATGAAGCGCATGATTGGTTTTTTCACTGTCATACCTTATATCATATGATGTCCGGTATGGCCAGAGTAGTCCGTTATGAAGATAACCCCAGCAATGCCGAGGTTGCGCCCTATCAGAAAAATAACCCCCTTTTAAAAGATGATCGCCGGTGGTATACCTGGGGCATGGCCTCCTTTCATTCACAAACCAGTGTCGGGTCCATTTTCATATCGAATACGCGGTATGAATTCAACGCTAATTACAGGTTCAGCTACGACGGACGTTATGAAATTGACCCGCGTTTCCAGCGGTACCTGGATAATAACCAGTATTTGGCTGCTTATGTGGGGGGCAACTTTGAGCAGACAGAAAAGGGGAGGCTGTTTCGTCGTAACGGCGATAACAGCGCGGTAGTTGGTTTGCGCTACCTTCTTCCGCTTTTCTTACAAACAGATGCGCGTATCAGCAGTAAAGGGCAGTTTCGCTTCACGATTAGCCGGGAGGACATACCACTTACTACGAGGCTGTACATGGGCTCCTCTTATAATACAGATAATGAGTTCCAGGTCGACACGCGTTATATCCTTACCAAAAATTTTGCGGTTTCGGCAAGCTACGATAACCAATATGGTTTTGGCGGAGGTCTGACCATCATCTTATAA
- a CDS encoding DUF305 domain-containing protein translates to MKTAILIIPFLTINAISLNNANGSVIGTGRLPANAVLNISSSEIKKALHGDELMEVMNKMMKDMESQPMKGIVDLDFASMLKIHHQGAINMAKIELQDGKDAKLKTLAQKIIDDQTKEVSDLDKLIASLQSAPKNYDPMKKNSGPAKAMQDDMMSMIKPGHMSMSSVDHEFADMMIKHHTDGIQMAKSIIAYSKTDKLRSMAQKSIPQQSQDIKAFQQWKTNHKG, encoded by the coding sequence ATGAAAACAGCAATTTTAATCATCCCATTTTTGACAATTAATGCAATAAGCTTAAACAACGCTAATGGATCAGTTATCGGGACTGGCCGGTTACCGGCAAATGCAGTGCTTAATATTTCAAGCTCTGAAATTAAAAAAGCGCTCCATGGTGACGAATTAATGGAGGTAATGAATAAGATGATGAAAGATATGGAGTCGCAGCCAATGAAAGGCATCGTCGACCTCGATTTCGCGTCGATGTTAAAAATCCACCACCAGGGAGCCATTAATATGGCCAAAATCGAACTTCAGGACGGCAAAGACGCCAAGTTGAAAACACTGGCCCAAAAGATCATTGATGACCAAACGAAGGAAGTTTCAGACTTGGATAAGTTGATCGCTTCTTTGCAAAGCGCCCCGAAAAACTATGATCCCATGAAAAAAAATTCAGGACCGGCAAAAGCGATGCAAGATGATATGATGTCTATGATAAAACCGGGCCATATGTCGATGTCCTCGGTGGATCATGAATTTGCTGACATGATGATTAAACATCATACCGACGGCATTCAAATGGCAAAAAGTATAATAGCCTACAGCAAAACAGACAAACTTCGTTCAATGGCACAAAAATCCATTCCGCAGCAAAGCCAGGATATCAAAGCGTTCCAGCAATGGAAGACCAATCATAAAGGATAA